In Kiritimatiellia bacterium, one genomic interval encodes:
- the accD gene encoding acetyl-CoA carboxylase, carboxyltransferase subunit beta, whose protein sequence is MLFGRKKYTTISIRKKDLPGGLWEKCLNCAEIVYKQEIESHQGVCPNCDYHFPIRWKERLKITADEGSFTEWDADLVSVDPLSFTGQAAYPAKLEASRKKSGMKDAIICGRAGINSRTAALGIMDFSFLGGSMGSVVGEKVTRLFERATSEKIPVVMFVATGGARMYEGMFSLMQMAKTSAAVARHAVARLPYIVVLTHPSTAGVMASYGALGDVMIAEPYALIGFAGPRVIKETTREDVPKGFQRSEFVLRHGLIDMIIQRKELKKTLSLLLEYMAGKP, encoded by the coding sequence ATGTTGTTCGGCCGCAAAAAGTACACAACGATCAGTATTCGTAAAAAGGATTTACCCGGCGGGTTGTGGGAAAAGTGTCTCAATTGCGCCGAGATTGTCTACAAGCAGGAAATTGAATCGCATCAAGGTGTCTGTCCGAATTGCGACTATCATTTCCCCATCCGCTGGAAAGAAAGGCTGAAAATCACGGCCGATGAGGGCTCATTTACGGAATGGGACGCCGATCTAGTCAGCGTTGATCCGCTGTCTTTTACCGGCCAGGCCGCCTATCCCGCCAAGCTTGAAGCCAGCCGGAAAAAATCCGGCATGAAAGATGCCATTATCTGCGGCCGGGCCGGGATAAACTCCCGCACCGCCGCGCTGGGGATAATGGATTTCAGTTTTCTGGGCGGCAGCATGGGGTCGGTGGTGGGCGAAAAGGTTACGCGCCTGTTTGAACGCGCTACTTCGGAAAAAATACCGGTGGTGATGTTTGTGGCCACGGGCGGGGCGCGCATGTATGAAGGCATGTTCAGTCTGATGCAAATGGCCAAGACCAGCGCCGCCGTGGCGCGCCATGCCGTGGCGCGTCTGCCGTACATTGTTGTCTTGACTCATCCGTCAACCGCGGGGGTCATGGCCAGCTACGGCGCCCTGGGGGACGTGATGATCGCCGAGCCGTACGCCCTGATTGGTTTCGCGGGTCCGAGGGTGATCAAGGAAACAACCCGCGAGGATGTGCCGAAGGGCTTTCAAAGATCGGAGTTTGTTCTGCGCCATGGCCTGATTGACATGATTATCCAGCGCAAGGAATTAAAAAAGACGCTCTCGCTCCTGCTGGAGTATATGGCGGGAAAGCCGTGA
- a CDS encoding ComF family protein: MHSVLTRVLFDIMFPRACAGCRGRPGGEFLYLCWDCLAQIKFIKFPYCLLCGNPASGILPRQYLCADCRKRRPFFDCARSAALYDGLMKEMMLDFKYRRAVWLGPDLGQLMCACLRAHFQVPEIDIIVPVPLHKSRARERTYNQSFLLAGEIARRLGKRPVEGLRRLTATKSQTHLTSAERAANVRGKFAINRLCAVQNRRVLLIDDVMTTGATVNECARVLKEAGAQEVLVLTAARG, encoded by the coding sequence ATGCATTCCGTCTTGACCAGGGTTCTGTTTGATATCATGTTTCCCCGCGCGTGCGCCGGCTGCCGGGGCCGGCCCGGCGGTGAATTTCTGTATCTTTGCTGGGATTGCCTGGCGCAAATCAAATTCATCAAGTTCCCTTATTGCCTCCTTTGCGGCAATCCGGCGTCTGGGATTCTCCCGCGGCAATACCTCTGCGCGGACTGCAGAAAGCGCCGGCCTTTTTTTGACTGCGCGCGTTCCGCCGCCCTCTACGACGGCTTGATGAAGGAAATGATGCTTGATTTCAAATACCGGCGGGCCGTCTGGCTGGGCCCCGATCTGGGACAATTAATGTGCGCGTGTTTGCGCGCGCATTTCCAAGTCCCGGAAATTGACATAATTGTCCCCGTCCCGCTGCATAAATCCCGGGCGCGGGAAAGGACATACAATCAATCTTTTCTGCTGGCCGGCGAAATCGCCCGCCGGCTCGGGAAAAGGCCGGTTGAAGGGCTCCGGCGGCTGACGGCGACGAAATCACAAACGCATTTGACATCCGCGGAGCGGGCGGCTAATGTCAGGGGCAAATTTGCCATAAACAGGCTTTGCGCCGTGCAAAACAGGCGCGTGCTGTTGATAGACGACGTAATGACCACGGGCGCCACGGTGAATGAATGCGCCCGGGTCCTCAAGGAGGCCGGAGCGCAGGAAGTGCTTGTATTAACGGCCGCGCGCGGTTAA